Sequence from the Nasonia vitripennis strain AsymCx chromosome 5, Nvit_psr_1.1, whole genome shotgun sequence genome:
attaaatacttttataaaattgttttctattTGTGTTGATATATACTTCAGTACTAAGAAAATTTGGTGAATCATcacatattaataaattaagattGACAAGTacacaaaattgaaaaaacgtCTAGACAATATCCTACTGATAAATTAacttacatatttttttaaaataagttttaaCCGTTAAACAGAATGATGCTTGTCATCAATTTTTTAGTTTATCATTATCGCCTTGCAATAATGCGGCATTACGTTTATAAAAAACTCtcttaatttatatatatttatttttagttaaatCTTATCTAGTCTACTTAAAGGGTACGTCAATTACCGTTAGCCAGGGTCTTGGAGAGTGCTTCTCGTTGACTGTTAATTTCCCTCACAATGTCACCAAGGAAAGGATCCTTGATTTTTTCCTGggtgtttgtaaaaaattccTGTAGATGCCCAGGGCTATTATCACGTTTTTCGTACTCAAATGCTTGCATTAATAGATCTATTCTGTCCAAATCTTTCACGTAACAGGCTTCAGCAGATTCTTGCTTCTCATATTCCTAAAAATTTGTagaatgattattattttaatacaaatttatttgaatCAAAAGAAACGGAACAAGAAATTCTCTGATcgcaaaaataatcaaaaagctGTCATTAATAATTACGatacaaatatacatagaATACACAAAGTTTCTTACTCTAAACAATTTGAGCATTTCAGCTCCCCTGTCTCCAAGATTTTTACAAATCTTTTCCATTGCTTCATCTTCCATCCTGTGCTTATCTTCTGGTGATACACCGCAGTGTGGGGTGATATCACCAACAATGCACTCCGCCAAGTCATGGACTAATGCCATCTCAATCAATCTGAAAAtgaggtaattttatttacatgtACTTTATATATTTCTTATCTATTCAACATTGATATGAATggcattttttaatatacattGCTTTTATactcaatttaaaaaaagaatttttaacaTTATTCTTACACAATAATTCTGTGAATTCATTGCactgtaataatttttaacaatacaTTAAAAACTTACTTTGATTTGTCTAGGTTCTCTTTAGGGTCAACTAAGAAGGATAACATAGCCATTCTGTACATGTGACCTGAAATAGTTTCAGGGTCAGGAACATTTCTAATCACCCAGCCTGTCCTTTTCAGGTgctgaaataaataaaatagttagATGTCAGTTCAAGAAGTAACACACAGCATGAGCTTCAACACAATGACAGTTATTTGTCACTCTGTGTTTTTGTCTTTTTCAAGAACAAAGCCTTTATCTGTTTTAGATTGAATTTCATTGATTATTATAAGCTGATGAGCTTTGTGTCAAGATAATATATGTTTATGTCGAAAAAACTAACCTGCAACAACAAGCGCGCATAGTTTCGTGTTGTTATTGGAATTAAATTACGTAAGTTTCGCGTGTTAAACAACGCGGAAAAAAGATTGAGAAAATCTTAAGTTATACATTGAGCAACGTCATAAAACTGCACATTATACGAAGAAAAGTTCACGAAATTGGCACACCGCATTCCATAGTTTACTATTTTTACAGCCCAAGGAAGAGGTCAGAAAATCGTGTTACTCACCTTCAATCTGCCGATAAGCTCCATGAATTCCATCATCTTTTTCACGTCCATTTTGGAGTTCATTATTCGAAAATCTTGAAAGACAGTTCGACGTCCACACTAAGCGGGAGCAGCTGAAAGACTGTTGTCGACTGTGGGCCCGCAACGAAACAAACGTCAACTTTCACGCACTTCTCCGTTCGATCCCCTTATACTTATGCGCCTCCTCAAAGAGTTCAGGCCCCCCACCAGACACGCATTTTGCtgctgtatatacatatatatatatatatatatatatgtatacacgtgTATATATGCGCATGCCTGCAGAAATGAGATTACCGGATGTCGCCATGTTTAAAAGCAAGTTTTATGTAGCTTTAACTTTACAAGTTGATGTAGTTTACAGCGAGATAGACGTTTGACACGTTATTATAGCGTGAATGagtgtaaaattttttgaatgcAGAATAGCTGTGGGCGTGATCACTGCGTGGCAGGGTCATGAAACTTCTTTATATATAGCTTGTCTGTATAATAGGTATGCAGCATATGAGCGGAAGCTTGTGTTTGAAAAACTGTGAGCCAATCAGTGCAAGGCGCAAAACATAAAACTAATGATACTCTTCGGCAACTTACTCtagatttttgtttaattagaTAAAGATACAGTATATTTAAATGCAAATTGGCTTGaatattacaattttaaaagagTCATAAACCTGTTTGCTTCTCAATGCATATTCTATTAGTTGATGTTATTGACCCCTACGCACaagaaatttaatatatttgcatgttttatttagccttttaataaaaaacagaaAGCCTGCAGCGTTCTGAGTATTAAATTCTATAAAATTAAAGCAAAACTATGAAGGTCCTGACTATACCCAGacaaaaaatagaaataaaaaaactaaatatagTTTTATAATCATTAAGTAGAAATGAATCATCAGTAAACAAtattagaatataaaaatttatcatcaTTTCAATCAAACTATGTACAAAACTTAATGCAACAACTTTATTACTATCCAAACAACGATTTGAGGAACTCTGTTCTGTCTTCATCTTGCAGTtgattcttcttctttctgaTCTCCATATCTGTTTCTCTCTGCTTGATTTCGGGCATGACAAAGTTGGAAGATTCACCTTTCTCTGCTCGCATTTTCAGTTTCTTGCTTCTATCAACATTGTAAGAGAAGAAGTTCACTTCTCTCTTTGCCTGGGCAATTTCAGCTCTTAACCTTTGCTTATGAACCGCTCTCTCATATGCTAATCGTTCGCTGAGATGAGTCCACTTGAACCTGCAACGTTTACAAGTCAGATTATACCTCATTAAGTTAATAAACTAGAGTTGAGTAGTCTAGCATTCAAACAAGTACATAATTTGCTTGCCTgggtaaatattttatgttcCATATAACATCATAAAATCTGCTCTTTTTTCTTGTTGAAATTTGTGTATTATTCAACGTAGCTGCAACAAATTTGGCCACttttttgctctcaaattcaATCCATCCTTCTGTGAAGTGCTTGGCTGGagttttcctcttctttttcttcaattttttcttatccTCTAATTCTGTTAAATGAGAAATAGTTAGTCAAACGCATTCTTTTGGAGGTTATATTTATCAACATTTATACCCATTATTACTGAGGATCTACTATGCAAAAATCAAATTACCACTGTCAGCAAGCTGCAGATACACACGGCCAATCTCTCCGTAGGCGGAAAATATTTCACGAATTTTAGTAACGTTCATATATCGTGGTATTGTTGACAAGTAAATAATGccccttttcttcttcttctccggTTTGGCTAACATCTTTTTTCTGTTCACATTTTCTTCCTCGCTTTCTTCCATGTTCTGGTCTTCttcggttttttcattttcttcgctTTCCACGCGTTCTTCCACCGAATCCtcgttgtttttattttccgaAATAACTTTTCCACGTTTTTTCGCCATTTTTCAACAACTTTGCAGGCATGTGTGGACAGACTGCCAGGACCAGGTTTATACCGCGTCTGCTAGTTTATGCTGCGCTTTGAATGCGCATGCGCGCAGTGTGGCGCGctgcttaaaaatgaaaattaaacaAAGGAGAGAAGCAGAGTGTATTCTATATCATATTATGCTCTGTGATTGTAATATCCACCAACCACTACTTAATTGTGCGCttcttgaagaaaaaaaaaaaaacgatcatGCGATCTGACTATTGCCTTTAAGCCTCAAAAACTTGCACATTTgaagttattatataaaaattcattgcAAAGATAAGCAAATGCCTAATTTTTAACTTCTATAAAAACCTTGTaaatatgtattatattttggGCTTTCGCGCAGTTTACTTCACAATTCACATCAGCTTCATACAAGTCCGCAGTTCACACaacaatatacacttatatacACGGTGCGAGCAGCTCGCGAGCTGGACAAAGCGCGGGACGATGCGCGCGCCAAAGCGCGGCTCGCCGCGACTAATCGACTATAGCGGTAAAAAACGGCGGCAGTCGAGTTCGGGCCTCGTTCTACACCGGAGTGTTTTAAGCGTACACTATATAGTTGGATCTCTCGAAACGCGTGataaaaaaaagcgcgcgctctTGCCCGCGATGTCGATCGCGCGGGCAACCCCTCGAAGGAGCTGTTCACGCGGCTAACTGCTCCGACTCCCGGCCAATAGTGGAAGGAAATAGTCGCGTTATCTAGTCGCCTCGTACTATACCCGTATCACCGCCGAGTGCGTAAAAAAGCTGCATCTCTCGCGCTAACACAATCTCTCActcacatatatatatatatatatatatatacacacatatatacggACGCAGTTCAGAGGCTAAATAAGATGGCGGATGGCCAGCTCCGCGACTACTGCAGCGGGCGGATGGCGATCGCGGGGCTTGTTTACTCGGTGTTGAGTCGAGCCGAGGAGTCCGAGACGTGTCATTGCGGCGTCCCGACGTCCGAAAGCCGTTGACTTAGAGGTGTAACGAGTCGAACAATCTTTTCCAAGTTCAGCAGAGTGTAGTGGCCACTGACCCCTTCGAGAGCGGTGGGGCAGTTTACGCGGGAAGGAAGTGCGGGTGAGCACGTTTCGCCGACGTAAAGCCAGAAGCTTCGTGTTACGCTTACGTCTTCCTCTAGGATATCGTTCTCCGAGAACACTTTGCTAAGTAAGCTTCGCGCACGTCTATCACGACTCCGTTATCAGTCTGCCTTTAAGCGCTGATTGGCCGTAAAAACGTATACACTCCAGTTTGGACTTGATGTATAGGAAAACCAGAAAAGACAGTTGGGTTtctttgtttgtatatttctCTTCCTACTGTACAAACGCGGGCATTTCTGTGTGTAAATAGTTGTATTGTACTAATAAGTAGTCGTTGCGTTCGTATAATTGTTGTTGTACATACCTGTGAGTGGGAAATCATAAGCCAATGGATCATCGTTGTGAGAATTAACATTTTGGATGCTTTTGGAAGAATCAAGCTGTAGTATGATTTCTAAATTTCTACGTTGAAGATGTTTTTATTACAAGGATTGTACCAATGCTGATGCATAGATTTGCCAACTGGACTATTTAGGATGTTCAACGAGTAAAAAAAACGTAtgtttttctttatctttattactggttatttaacaaatttgCTTTGTAATTCATGCTTTACTCGTGAGATAATTACGTAAGAACAATACCatttcattattttgtatagTTTCGATATGCTTTATTATTTGTGGAATTCCTTAAGTGTTATTCGAGTCATTAACCAATAAGAATCAATATTTACTACAATGAATTCAAGgttttttttgtataacatGAGTagaataaatttcaattttaatcgTAGGAAAGAATACtaaaactttttataatttgagACATGTTTTATATGATTTTTAGGGTCAAATAATGTCTAGTTCATACATTGTGGAGCCCCAGGAGGGTGCTTCCAAAAAAGATGATACCCTTATCTTAATGGTTAATGACAACGGTGTCATTTCTGTGGATCAAGATACATTACAAAATCTCATACGTAAGTACTGTTTCatcattatttaaaatcaTTCAAAACTCAATTCTATACTTATATCCCAGTAATTTGGTATTTATCATTCATTTTAGCATGTAATTTAATTGTTGTTTGTTA
This genomic interval carries:
- the LOC100117328 gene encoding HD domain-containing protein 2; amino-acid sequence: MNSKMDVKKMMEFMELIGRLKHLKRTGWVIRNVPDPETISGHMYRMAMLSFLVDPKENLDKSKLIEMALVHDLAECIVGDITPHCGVSPEDKHRMEDEAMEKICKNLGDRGAEMLKLFREYEKQESAEACYVKDLDRIDLLMQAFEYEKRDNSPGHLQEFFTNTQEKIKDPFLGDIVREINSQREALSKTLANGN
- the LOC100680436 gene encoding activator of basal transcription 1 is translated as MAKKRGKVISENKNNEDSVEERVESEENEKTEEDQNMEESEEENVNRKKMLAKPEKKKKRGIIYLSTIPRYMNVTKIREIFSAYGEIGRVYLQLADSELEDKKKLKKKKRKTPAKHFTEGWIEFESKKVAKFVAATLNNTQISTRKKSRFYDVIWNIKYLPRFKWTHLSERLAYERAVHKQRLRAEIAQAKREVNFFSYNVDRSKKLKMRAEKGESSNFVMPEIKQRETDMEIRKKKNQLQDEDRTEFLKSLFG